The following proteins are encoded in a genomic region of Actinomadura sp. NAK00032:
- a CDS encoding MerR family transcriptional regulator, translating into MRIGELSRRTGVSPRSLRYYEEQGLLASSRSEAGQRHYSDAEVERVALIRRLFDAGMSSRVITTVLPCVETPGDQDVVERAFAVMTRERDRIDADIARLIETRDALDELITANSRHQAELSSAREPVARPA; encoded by the coding sequence ATGCGGATCGGTGAACTGTCCAGACGTACCGGCGTAAGTCCGCGCTCACTGCGGTACTACGAAGAGCAGGGCCTCCTGGCCAGCTCGCGCTCCGAAGCCGGGCAGCGCCACTACTCCGATGCCGAAGTCGAGCGCGTGGCCCTCATCCGGCGACTGTTCGACGCGGGCATGTCCAGCCGGGTGATCACGACCGTGCTCCCGTGCGTGGAGACCCCCGGCGACCAGGACGTCGTCGAACGGGCCTTCGCCGTGATGACGCGCGAGCGCGACCGGATCGACGCCGACATCGCGCGCCTGATCGAGACCCGGGACGCGCTCGACGAGCTGATCACGGCGAACAGCAGGCATCAGGCGGAGCTGTCCAGCGCCCGGGAACCGGTGGCACGGCCGGCCTGA
- a CDS encoding RICIN domain-containing protein produces the protein MGMLVAVNTTPADAATVDTNAWYVLVNRNSGKALDVYGASTGDGARVTQWTRHDGANQQWQFVDSGGGFYRLKARHSGKVLDVAGASTADGAAIQQWADHNGTNQQFRLADSDAGHVRLISRSSGKAVEVQGGSTADGGNVVQYTDWGGANQQWEMVKLSSDGGGDGGCGSAPTLTSGTYTIQSSGKSRSFILRVPSNYDSDHPYRLIFAFHWRGGTANDVASGGTSGSAWSYYGQQEQSNDSAILVAPQGLGNGWANSGGEDVTFVDDMIRRIEGGLCVNPAQRFATGFSWGGGMSYALACARANVFRAVAVLSGAQISGCSGGTQPIAYFGIHGISDSVLNIAQGRSLRDKFVANNGCTPQSPREPAPGSRTHITTAYAGCRAGYPVQWAAFDGDHIPGPVDGSPNESGVATWTKGEIWRFFAQFQ, from the coding sequence ATGGGCATGCTCGTCGCGGTGAACACGACGCCTGCGGACGCGGCGACGGTGGACACCAACGCCTGGTACGTCCTGGTCAATCGCAACAGCGGCAAGGCGCTGGACGTGTACGGCGCGTCCACCGGTGACGGCGCGCGTGTCACCCAATGGACGCGCCATGACGGAGCCAATCAGCAATGGCAGTTCGTGGACTCCGGCGGCGGCTTCTACCGGCTGAAGGCCAGGCATTCGGGCAAGGTGCTCGACGTGGCCGGCGCCTCGACGGCCGACGGCGCCGCGATCCAGCAGTGGGCCGACCACAACGGGACCAACCAGCAGTTCCGCTTGGCCGACTCCGACGCGGGCCACGTCCGGCTGATCAGCCGGAGCAGTGGCAAGGCCGTGGAGGTGCAGGGCGGCTCGACCGCCGATGGCGGCAACGTCGTCCAGTACACCGACTGGGGTGGCGCCAATCAGCAGTGGGAAATGGTCAAACTGTCGTCCGATGGCGGCGGCGATGGCGGATGCGGGAGCGCTCCGACGCTCACAAGCGGCACGTACACGATCCAGAGCAGCGGCAAGAGCCGCAGCTTCATCCTCCGGGTTCCGTCCAATTACGACAGCGACCACCCCTACCGGCTGATCTTCGCATTCCACTGGCGGGGCGGCACCGCCAACGACGTCGCCTCGGGTGGGACGAGCGGGAGCGCCTGGTCCTATTACGGCCAGCAGGAGCAGTCGAACGACAGCGCGATCCTCGTCGCCCCTCAGGGCCTCGGGAACGGCTGGGCCAATTCGGGCGGTGAGGACGTCACCTTCGTCGACGACATGATCCGGCGAATCGAGGGCGGCCTCTGCGTCAACCCGGCGCAGCGCTTCGCCACGGGCTTCAGCTGGGGCGGCGGCATGAGCTACGCCCTCGCCTGCGCCCGGGCGAACGTCTTCCGGGCCGTCGCGGTCCTCTCGGGCGCGCAGATCAGCGGGTGCAGTGGCGGCACTCAACCCATCGCCTATTTCGGAATCCACGGCATCAGCGACTCCGTCCTCAACATCGCGCAAGGACGGTCGCTGCGCGACAAGTTCGTCGCCAACAACGGCTGCACTCCCCAGAGCCCGCGCGAGCCGGCCCCGGGCAGCCGGACGCACATCACCACCGCCTACGCGGGCTGCCGCGCCGGATACCCCGTCCAATGGGCCGCATTCGACGGAGACCACATACCGGGCCCGGTCGACGGCTCCCCCAACGAGAGCGGCGTCGCCACCTGGACCAAGGGAGAGATCTGGAGGTTCTTCGCACAGTTCCAGTGA
- a CDS encoding SIMPL domain-containing protein — protein sequence MQMMERPWGVATYGAASVKAMPDLVRARFKVIRVEQTPSQAFAAASDAVQEVRQTLRRHGISDAAVERSRLGLKSSWSYGGSERKFVGYECQASFSVESGALDDVQPLLVDLVAAGANEIEGVDFDVTGKGEMRAEARRQAVGAARRKAELYTEAAGVRLGAVVHIDDVDPEQAGIERYRGHGSGGAASAEDLAPGHVVVSAAVILGFSINHD from the coding sequence ATGCAGATGATGGAACGGCCGTGGGGCGTGGCCACCTACGGCGCGGCAAGTGTGAAGGCGATGCCCGACCTTGTGCGGGCCCGGTTCAAGGTGATCCGCGTGGAGCAGACGCCGTCTCAGGCGTTCGCCGCCGCCAGTGACGCCGTACAAGAGGTACGGCAGACGCTACGACGGCACGGGATATCGGACGCGGCCGTCGAACGCTCACGGCTCGGCCTGAAGAGTTCGTGGAGCTACGGCGGGTCGGAACGCAAGTTCGTCGGCTACGAGTGCCAGGCCTCGTTCTCCGTTGAGTCCGGTGCGCTCGACGATGTCCAGCCCCTGCTCGTCGATCTTGTCGCGGCGGGCGCCAATGAGATAGAAGGCGTCGACTTCGATGTCACCGGCAAGGGGGAGATGCGCGCCGAAGCCCGCCGGCAGGCGGTCGGTGCGGCTCGACGCAAGGCGGAACTGTACACCGAGGCCGCAGGGGTGCGGCTGGGGGCCGTCGTGCACATCGACGACGTCGATCCCGAGCAGGCCGGAATCGAGCGGTATCGCGGGCACGGCTCGGGTGGCGCCGCGAGCGCGGAGGATCTGGCGCCCGGACATGTCGTCGTGTCCGCCGCGGTCATCTTGGGCTTTTCCATCAACCACGACTGA
- a CDS encoding endo-1,4-beta-xylanase, whose translation MHTNAMSRPGIRKRALFAGALGVLTAAAVLTAPSPASAAESTLGAAAAQSGRYFGTAIASGRLNDSAYTTIASREFNMVTAENEMKIDATEPQRGQFNFSAGDRVYNWAVQNGKQVRGHTLAWHSQQPGWMQSLSGSSLRQAMIDHINGVMAHYKGKIVQWDVVNEAFADGNSGGRRDSNLQRTGNDWIEVAFRTARAADPSAKLCYNDYNIENWTWAKTQGVYSMVRDFKQRGVPIDCVGFQSHFNSGSPYNSNFRTTLQSFAALGVDVAITELDIQGASPTTYANVTNDCLAVSRCLGITVWGVRDTDSWRSEQTPLLFDGNGSKKAAYSSVLNALNGGTSEPPTDGSGTIKGVGSGRCLDVPNAGTTDGTQLQLWDCHGGTNQQWTYTDAGELRVYGNKCLDAAGTGNGTKVQIYSCWGGDNQKWRLNSDGSIVGVQSGLCLDAAGSGNGTPIQLYSCWNGDNQRWTRT comes from the coding sequence GTGCATACGAACGCCATGTCCAGGCCCGGGATCCGCAAGCGGGCCCTCTTCGCGGGCGCCCTCGGGGTGCTCACCGCTGCCGCCGTTCTGACGGCACCGTCTCCGGCCTCCGCCGCCGAGAGCACGCTGGGCGCCGCGGCGGCGCAGAGCGGCCGCTACTTCGGCACCGCCATCGCCTCGGGCCGGCTCAACGACTCGGCGTACACCACGATCGCGAGCCGCGAGTTCAACATGGTGACCGCCGAGAACGAGATGAAGATCGACGCCACCGAACCCCAGCGCGGCCAGTTCAACTTCTCCGCCGGCGACCGCGTCTACAACTGGGCCGTCCAGAACGGCAAGCAGGTACGCGGCCACACCCTGGCCTGGCACTCCCAGCAGCCCGGCTGGATGCAGAGCCTCAGCGGCAGCAGTCTGCGGCAGGCGATGATCGACCACATCAACGGCGTCATGGCCCACTACAAGGGCAAGATCGTCCAGTGGGACGTCGTGAACGAGGCCTTCGCCGACGGCAACTCGGGAGGCCGCCGCGACTCCAACCTGCAGCGCACCGGCAACGACTGGATCGAGGTCGCGTTCCGCACCGCCCGCGCCGCCGACCCGTCCGCCAAGCTCTGCTACAACGACTACAACATCGAGAACTGGACCTGGGCCAAGACCCAGGGCGTGTACTCCATGGTCCGCGACTTCAAGCAGCGCGGCGTGCCCATCGACTGCGTCGGCTTCCAATCCCACTTCAACAGCGGCAGCCCCTACAACAGCAACTTCCGCACCACGCTGCAGAGCTTCGCCGCGCTCGGCGTCGATGTGGCCATCACGGAACTCGACATCCAGGGCGCCTCGCCCACGACCTACGCCAACGTGACCAACGACTGCCTCGCCGTCTCGCGCTGCCTCGGCATCACCGTTTGGGGCGTGCGCGACACCGACTCCTGGCGCTCGGAGCAAACGCCGCTGCTCTTCGACGGCAACGGCAGCAAGAAGGCCGCCTACTCCTCCGTCCTCAACGCGCTCAACGGCGGCACCTCCGAGCCTCCGACCGACGGTTCCGGGACGATCAAGGGTGTCGGTTCTGGCCGCTGCCTGGACGTGCCCAATGCCGGCACAACTGACGGCACCCAGCTCCAACTGTGGGACTGCCACGGCGGCACCAACCAGCAGTGGACCTACACCGACGCGGGTGAGCTCAGGGTCTACGGCAACAAGTGCCTGGACGCCGCCGGAACCGGCAACGGCACCAAAGTCCAGATCTACAGCTGCTGGGGCGGCGACAACCAGAAATGGCGCCTCAACTCCGACGGATCCATCGTCGGCGTCCAATCCGGCCTCTGCCTCGACGCCGCCGGCTCCGGCAACGGCACCCCGATCCAGCTCTACTCCTGCTGGAACGGCGACAACCAGCGCTGGACGCGCACCTGA
- a CDS encoding sulfotransferase family protein, with the protein MLEVIGAGFGRTGTLSLRAALERLGFGPCHHMFALLERPEQVPLWEQAAENGSADWDAVYRGYRSTVDWPGAAFWRQLTDRYPHAKVVLTVRDPERWYRSAHDSIYQSHLSPLDSLPPAAARMRRAADQIVWKGVLGGRFADKDHAIAAFTEHNDEVRRRLPSDRLLEFDVGQGWEPLCAFLQVPVPAEPFPRLNDRADFPAQLHRRAQDLT; encoded by the coding sequence TTGCTTGAGGTCATCGGCGCCGGGTTCGGCCGCACCGGGACGCTGTCGCTGCGCGCCGCACTGGAGCGCCTCGGGTTCGGGCCCTGCCACCACATGTTCGCCCTGCTGGAACGTCCCGAGCAGGTCCCGCTGTGGGAACAGGCCGCCGAGAACGGCAGCGCGGACTGGGACGCCGTGTACCGGGGCTACCGTTCCACCGTCGACTGGCCGGGCGCCGCGTTCTGGCGACAGCTGACCGACCGCTACCCGCACGCCAAGGTGGTCCTCACCGTCCGCGACCCCGAACGCTGGTACCGCAGCGCCCACGACAGCATCTACCAATCCCACCTGAGCCCTCTGGACAGCTTGCCGCCGGCGGCCGCCCGGATGCGGCGGGCCGCCGACCAGATCGTCTGGAAGGGGGTGCTCGGCGGCCGCTTCGCCGACAAGGATCACGCGATCGCGGCCTTCACCGAGCACAACGACGAGGTCCGCCGCCGCCTGCCGTCCGACCGGCTGCTGGAGTTCGACGTCGGCCAAGGCTGGGAGCCGCTCTGCGCCTTTCTCCAGGTCCCCGTTCCCGCCGAGCCCTTCCCGCGTCTCAACGACCGCGCCGATTTCCCCGCCCAACTCCACCGACGTGCCCAAGACCTCACCTAG
- a CDS encoding NADP-dependent oxidoreductase — MGQAWGFGGHGGPEVQELFERPNPVPERGEVLIRVGVAGVNPLDHLLRSGLVPGLDGGRPFPRVLGMEAAGTVLALGADVDGLDVGDAVFGFALTGGGTYAETTVLSASNTARIPAGLSATVAATLPVAGTTAVDVLDQLDLPSGAAILVNGVGGGVGLAVARLAAERGLHVTGTGSAAKRDHAEAIGVRFIDYAAEDVAAGARERVPDGFDGIVDLVGGASLRAVAPLARRPRDVIAVGDASVHDLGGRFVERRLDRENLERSARLALAGTLAPVISAIHPLAEAPAALATVENGHAAGKVVIKVS; from the coding sequence ATGGGGCAGGCATGGGGATTCGGCGGGCATGGCGGGCCCGAGGTGCAGGAGCTCTTCGAGCGTCCCAACCCCGTCCCCGAGCGCGGTGAGGTGCTGATCCGGGTCGGCGTCGCCGGCGTGAACCCCCTCGATCACCTCCTGCGCTCGGGCCTGGTCCCCGGACTCGACGGAGGACGTCCGTTTCCCCGCGTGCTGGGCATGGAGGCGGCGGGAACCGTCCTCGCCCTGGGCGCGGACGTCGACGGCCTCGATGTCGGTGACGCGGTCTTCGGCTTCGCGCTCACCGGCGGCGGCACCTACGCCGAGACGACGGTTCTGTCCGCGTCGAACACCGCGCGCATCCCGGCGGGGCTGTCCGCGACCGTGGCGGCGACACTGCCCGTGGCGGGGACGACCGCGGTGGACGTGCTCGACCAGCTCGATCTCCCGTCCGGTGCAGCGATCCTGGTCAACGGGGTCGGGGGCGGGGTCGGCCTCGCCGTCGCCCGCCTGGCCGCCGAACGCGGCCTGCACGTGACCGGCACCGGGAGCGCCGCGAAGCGCGACCACGCCGAGGCCATCGGGGTGCGGTTCATCGACTACGCCGCCGAGGACGTCGCCGCCGGGGCCCGCGAGCGGGTCCCGGACGGCTTCGACGGGATCGTCGACCTGGTCGGAGGCGCCTCGCTGCGGGCGGTCGCGCCCCTGGCCCGGCGCCCCCGCGACGTCATCGCCGTGGGCGACGCGTCCGTGCACGATCTCGGCGGCCGGTTCGTCGAGCGCCGCCTCGACCGCGAGAACCTGGAGCGGTCCGCCCGGCTGGCCCTCGCCGGAACCCTCGCACCCGTGATCAGCGCGATCCATCCGCTCGCCGAGGCCCCGGCCGCCCTCGCCACCGTCGAGAACGGCCACGCCGCAGGCAAGGTCGTCATCAAGGTGTCCTGA